The following proteins are co-located in the Deinococcus metallilatus genome:
- a CDS encoding DUF1003 domain-containing protein — protein MRKSLARWQRLRKPRREDETVQNLIEENIVVNEVLQARAEESLTRLHRPIEQIGALVGRPVFVASFLALCVLWMAANLAVKWEGRTPWDEPPFYWMQGVIGLLGLLVATTVLVAQARQGQINEQRAQLALQVALLTEQRSAKIIELLEELRRDLPNVHNREDLEAAVMMQASDPAAIVDALTTLESGGETSLPPGSREAQREEEASPGETLPHWP, from the coding sequence ATGCGAAAGAGCCTTGCGCGCTGGCAACGTCTGAGGAAGCCGCGCCGTGAAGACGAGACGGTTCAGAACCTGATCGAGGAGAATATCGTCGTCAACGAGGTGTTGCAGGCGCGGGCCGAGGAAAGCCTGACCCGGCTGCACCGGCCCATCGAGCAGATCGGGGCGCTGGTAGGTCGCCCGGTCTTCGTGGCCTCGTTCCTGGCGCTGTGTGTCCTGTGGATGGCCGCGAACCTGGCCGTCAAGTGGGAGGGCCGCACGCCCTGGGACGAGCCGCCCTTTTACTGGATGCAGGGGGTGATCGGGCTGCTGGGTCTGCTGGTGGCAACCACCGTGCTGGTGGCGCAGGCCCGGCAGGGCCAGATCAACGAGCAGCGGGCGCAACTGGCCCTCCAGGTCGCCCTGCTGACCGAGCAGCGCAGCGCCAAGATCATCGAGCTGCTGGAGGAACTGCGGCGCGACCTGCCCAACGTCCACAACCGCGAGGACCTGGAGGCGGCGGTGATGATGCAGGCCAGCGACCCCGCCGCCATCGTCGATGCCCTCACCACCCTGGAGTCGGGGGGGGAAACGAGCCTGCCGCCAGGGAGCCGCGAGGCCCAGCGGGAGGAGGAGGCCTCCCCGGGGGAAACCTTGCCCCATTGGCCCTGA
- the ruvA gene encoding Holliday junction branch migration protein RuvA, producing MIAYLSGAVREVREASAVIVAGGVGYEVFCPASTLGRLVPGQPAELNIRHVVREDAQLLFGFSDADNLRLFDLLTGVSGVGPKLALSLLSALPVSALAQGLLTGDVKLLSSVSGVGKKTAERLVLELQNKVPEHLAAALPGSAGQAAPVASTAGRDAIEALLALGFREPQVRGVVAELLAADPGQSADALIRKGLGKLR from the coding sequence GTGATTGCCTACCTGAGTGGCGCCGTGCGCGAGGTGCGTGAGGCGAGCGCCGTGATTGTCGCCGGGGGCGTGGGGTATGAGGTTTTCTGCCCCGCCTCCACGCTGGGGCGGCTGGTCCCCGGCCAGCCCGCCGAACTCAATATCCGCCACGTGGTGCGCGAGGATGCCCAGCTTCTCTTCGGCTTCAGCGACGCGGACAACCTGCGCCTTTTCGACCTGCTGACCGGGGTGAGCGGCGTCGGCCCCAAGCTGGCGCTCAGCCTGCTCTCCGCGCTGCCCGTGAGCGCCTTGGCGCAGGGCCTCCTGACCGGCGACGTGAAGCTGCTGTCCAGCGTATCCGGCGTCGGCAAGAAGACCGCCGAGCGGCTGGTGCTCGAACTCCAGAACAAGGTGCCCGAACACCTCGCCGCGGCCTTGCCGGGCAGTGCGGGCCAGGCCGCCCCGGTCGCCAGCACGGCGGGCCGCGACGCCATCGAGGCGCTGCTGGCCCTGGGCTTCCGTGAGCCGCAGGTGCGCGGCGTGGTGGCCGAACTGCTGGCCGCCGATCCCGGCCAGAGTGCCGACGCGCTGATCCGCAAGGGCCTGGGCAAACTCCGCTAG
- a CDS encoding protein kinase domain-containing protein, which translates to MLLNVLLLAALFVVGLLLSVRASERTLSGLVTVLSLTLAALLAVLALREGHLNRAQGALVVVAVLLGSAALALGSQQAGGLGALLGRRARPVRVQRTAPPRPPAPPATVPDLHFQEYEVLDRIGVGGMGSVYRARRKLDGRIVALKVPQEKYLADSKFVKRFYREAEVLRRFSHPNIVRVYDYRMEDPEHYIAMEFLDGASLEAVLEARHLTFAESAQVLRALADALRHIHMQNVVHRDIKPANVMILKQAFVDGQLREGGVKLMDFGIAVGRVLTRLTMTGARVGTPIYMAPEQAKGQRVDARSDVYSLGLLAYEVVTGQTAFKGSYEAVVHQQVFESPKPPKQVNIEVPGRLSDLILHMIEKDPAARPGLDEVIARLDAGVLTDELFADPVALALSVGEKRAALRLLDLQGKLRLGLRDLSSAEGGLPSLPNALAGDEEGHLYLTLLDFRQGRPGPLVRKLAPDGREVTAFGRYGLAEGELLQPVGIAASRGQVYVLDAEAHHVVVYDAQGRFVRRFGGRGEGLGRFGQPRAIAAAPDGQIYVLDSGNREVQRFTAQGEYLSRYAFRLDRGSEALRDLDGLGVDPSGAVYIVDSVARKVRKIEPDGTPGVAFGLETLVGEPEGAPWLLQISAEGQLYAVRQGGQVLRTYSAAGDLLASRDMYAPVQAMTLLTRPLPVEA; encoded by the coding sequence GTGCTGCTGAATGTGCTGCTGCTCGCCGCGCTGTTCGTGGTCGGTCTGCTGCTGTCGGTGCGGGCGAGCGAGCGCACGCTCAGCGGCCTGGTGACGGTCCTGTCCCTGACGCTCGCGGCGCTGCTCGCCGTGCTGGCCCTGCGGGAAGGCCACCTCAACCGGGCGCAGGGGGCACTGGTGGTGGTCGCGGTGCTGCTGGGCAGCGCGGCCCTGGCGCTGGGGAGCCAGCAGGCGGGGGGCCTGGGCGCCCTGCTGGGGCGGCGGGCCCGGCCCGTGCGCGTGCAGCGGACCGCCCCCCCCCGGCCGCCTGCCCCCCCGGCAACCGTGCCCGACCTGCACTTTCAGGAGTACGAGGTGCTCGACCGCATCGGCGTCGGCGGGATGGGCAGCGTGTACCGCGCGCGGCGCAAGCTGGACGGGCGGATCGTGGCCCTCAAGGTGCCGCAGGAGAAGTATCTGGCGGACTCGAAGTTCGTCAAACGCTTCTACCGCGAGGCGGAGGTGCTGCGGCGCTTCAGTCACCCCAACATCGTGCGGGTGTACGACTACCGGATGGAGGACCCCGAGCATTACATCGCGATGGAATTTCTCGACGGGGCGAGCCTGGAAGCCGTGCTGGAAGCCCGCCACCTGACCTTTGCCGAGAGCGCGCAGGTGCTCCGCGCCCTGGCCGACGCCCTGCGGCACATCCACATGCAGAACGTGGTCCACCGCGACATCAAGCCCGCGAACGTGATGATCCTGAAACAGGCTTTCGTGGACGGGCAACTGCGCGAGGGCGGCGTCAAGCTGATGGACTTCGGGATCGCGGTGGGGCGGGTGCTGACCCGGCTCACCATGACGGGCGCGCGGGTGGGCACCCCGATCTACATGGCCCCCGAGCAGGCCAAGGGCCAGCGGGTGGACGCCCGCAGTGACGTGTACTCGCTGGGCCTGCTCGCCTACGAGGTGGTGACCGGCCAGACCGCCTTCAAGGGCAGCTACGAGGCAGTCGTCCACCAGCAGGTGTTTGAGTCCCCCAAGCCGCCCAAGCAGGTGAACATCGAGGTGCCCGGCCGCCTCAGCGACCTGATCCTGCACATGATCGAAAAGGACCCGGCCGCCCGGCCTGGCCTCGACGAGGTGATCGCCCGGCTGGATGCCGGGGTCCTCACCGACGAGCTGTTCGCCGACCCGGTCGCGCTGGCCCTGAGCGTGGGCGAAAAGCGCGCGGCCCTGCGCCTGCTGGACCTCCAGGGCAAGCTGCGCCTGGGCCTGCGCGATCTCTCCTCCGCCGAGGGCGGTCTGCCCAGCCTGCCGAATGCCCTGGCAGGCGACGAGGAGGGCCACCTGTACCTGACGCTGCTGGACTTCCGGCAGGGCCGCCCGGGGCCCCTGGTCCGCAAGCTGGCCCCGGACGGGCGCGAGGTCACCGCCTTTGGCCGCTACGGTCTGGCCGAGGGCGAGCTGCTGCAACCGGTCGGGATCGCCGCCTCGCGGGGGCAGGTGTACGTCCTCGACGCCGAGGCGCATCACGTCGTGGTGTACGACGCCCAGGGCCGCTTTGTGAGGCGGTTCGGGGGACGCGGGGAGGGCCTGGGCCGCTTCGGGCAACCGCGCGCCATCGCGGCGGCCCCCGACGGACAGATCTACGTCCTCGACAGCGGCAACCGGGAGGTGCAGCGGTTCACGGCCCAGGGCGAGTACCTCAGCCGCTACGCCTTTCGCCTCGACCGCGGCAGCGAGGCCCTGCGCGATCTCGACGGCCTGGGCGTGGACCCCTCCGGGGCGGTGTACATCGTGGACAGCGTGGCCCGCAAGGTCCGCAAGATCGAGCCCGACGGCACCCCCGGCGTGGCCTTTGGCCTGGAGACGCTGGTGGGCGAACCCGAGGGTGCCCCCTGGCTCCTCCAGATCAGCGCCGAGGGTCAGCTCTACGCCGTCCGGCAGGGCGGGCAGGTGCTGCGGACCTACAGTGCCGCCGGGGACCTGCTCGCCTCGCGCGACATGTACGCGCCCGTGCAGGCCATGACCCTGCTGACACGCCCCCTCCCGGTGGAGGCCTAA
- a CDS encoding glutaredoxin family protein yields the protein MSSLPTLTLYTRAGCHLCEQAEVGLRALDYRYEPVDVDRDPALKARYGDDVPVLVLAQADGPGRVLLKGVLSRGRLSALKLQLLRGAQANRD from the coding sequence GTGTCCAGTCTCCCCACCCTCACCCTCTACACCCGCGCGGGCTGCCACCTCTGCGAGCAGGCGGAGGTGGGGCTGCGGGCGCTGGACTACCGCTACGAGCCGGTGGACGTTGACCGCGACCCGGCCCTGAAGGCCCGCTACGGCGACGACGTGCCCGTGCTGGTGCTGGCCCAGGCGGATGGGCCGGGCCGCGTGCTGCTGAAGGGCGTCCTCAGCCGGGGCCGCCTGAGTGCCCTCAAACTGCAACTGCTGCGGGGGGCGCAGGCGAACCGGGATTAG
- the ftsY gene encoding signal recognition particle-docking protein FtsY encodes MSWLQRLRDGLSKTRTQLNDTAGNLGTDVREAFTRLDTIEDLEYALIAADVGRAATEEILEDVKASDRRNLQDALMDALTLQLEPDARRAQFRKLGFTPDARRAVVDPQGHVVMVIGVNGVGKTTTIAKLGQYYMGRGKTVMFAAGDTFRAAAGAQLGVWGERLGVPVVQGPEGGDPAAVAFDAATARAARGTDLLFVDTAGRLHTKHNLMEELKKVRRVVDKADPGEPAEVWLVLDAVTGQNGLAQAKKFHEATPLTGVIVTKLDGTAKGGILVPIVRELGVPIKFIGVGEQADDLQPFDSREFVRALFDVEIPRS; translated from the coding sequence ATGAGTTGGCTACAACGCCTGCGGGACGGCCTGAGCAAGACCCGCACGCAACTGAATGACACCGCCGGGAACCTGGGCACCGACGTGCGCGAGGCGTTCACCCGCCTGGACACCATTGAGGACCTCGAATACGCCCTGATCGCCGCCGACGTGGGCCGCGCCGCCACCGAGGAAATCCTGGAGGACGTGAAGGCCAGCGACCGCCGCAACCTTCAGGACGCCCTGATGGACGCCCTCACCCTCCAACTGGAACCCGATGCGCGCCGCGCGCAGTTCCGCAAGCTGGGCTTTACCCCCGATGCCCGGCGCGCGGTGGTGGACCCCCAGGGCCACGTCGTGATGGTTATCGGCGTGAACGGCGTCGGAAAAACGACCACCATCGCCAAGCTCGGCCAGTACTACATGGGCCGGGGCAAGACCGTGATGTTCGCCGCCGGGGACACCTTCCGTGCGGCGGCGGGCGCGCAACTGGGCGTGTGGGGCGAGCGCCTCGGCGTGCCCGTCGTGCAGGGGCCGGAGGGGGGCGACCCGGCCGCCGTCGCCTTCGACGCCGCGACGGCCCGCGCCGCCCGCGGCACCGACCTGCTGTTCGTGGACACCGCCGGGCGCCTCCACACCAAGCACAACCTGATGGAGGAGCTGAAAAAGGTCCGCCGCGTCGTGGACAAGGCCGACCCCGGCGAACCCGCCGAGGTGTGGCTGGTGCTGGACGCCGTGACCGGGCAGAATGGCCTCGCGCAGGCCAAGAAGTTCCACGAGGCCACGCCCCTGACCGGCGTGATCGTCACCAAGCTCGACGGCACGGCCAAGGGCGGCATCCTGGTGCCCATCGTCCGCGAACTCGGCGTGCCCATCAAGTTCATCGGCGTGGGCGAGCAGGCCGACGACCTGCAACCCTTCGACAGCCGCGAGTTCGTGCGGGCGCTGTTCGACGTGGAGATTCCCCGGAGCTAG
- a CDS encoding ABC transporter ATP-binding protein, translated as MALLEVENLSVNYGAIQAVRNLTLSVQEGEIVTLIGANGAGKTTTLRAVSRMVRPREGRILFAGRDITRATPDEVVRLGIAQSPEGRQVLARQSVQDNLELGAYTRRDAVEVRADMARMYERFPRLGERRNQLAGTLSGGEQQMLAIARALMSRPRLLLLDEPSLGLAPIIVREIFDIIGELNRSGTTILLVEQNARLAMQRSDRTYVLEAGQLTLEGDSARLVNDERVLHAYLGG; from the coding sequence ATGGCACTGCTGGAAGTCGAAAACCTGAGCGTGAACTACGGCGCGATTCAGGCGGTGCGGAACCTGACGCTGAGCGTGCAGGAAGGCGAGATCGTCACGCTGATCGGGGCGAACGGGGCGGGCAAGACGACCACCCTGCGGGCCGTGTCGCGCATGGTTCGCCCGCGCGAGGGCCGCATCCTCTTCGCCGGGCGCGACATCACGCGGGCGACGCCGGATGAGGTGGTGCGGCTGGGCATCGCGCAGAGTCCGGAGGGAAGGCAGGTGCTGGCGCGGCAGAGCGTGCAGGACAACCTGGAACTGGGCGCCTACACTCGCCGGGACGCGGTCGAGGTGCGGGCGGACATGGCCCGGATGTACGAGCGGTTCCCCCGGCTGGGTGAGCGGCGCAACCAGCTCGCGGGCACCCTCTCCGGCGGCGAACAGCAGATGCTCGCCATCGCCCGCGCACTGATGAGCCGCCCCCGGCTGCTGCTGCTGGACGAACCCTCGCTCGGCCTCGCGCCGATCATCGTGCGGGAAATCTTCGACATTATCGGGGAACTGAACCGGAGCGGCACCACCATCCTGCTCGTGGAGCAGAACGCCCGCCTCGCCATGCAGCGCAGCGACCGGACCTACGTGCTGGAGGCCGGACAACTGACCCTGGAGGGCGACAGCGCGCGGCTCGTGAACGACGAGCGGGTGCTGCACGCCTATCTGGGGGGGTAG